The following proteins are co-located in the Microbacterium sp. Clip185 genome:
- a CDS encoding formylglycine-generating enzyme family protein: MVDIEMRALDGGTVTLGDARGRSRRTVEVDAFEIGVYPVTEEVLAELLGIEVRHPRVPATDLSWLRAVRLCNAASEWEGLDPAYGFDGAEVTWHRDADGYRLPTEAEWEYACRAGSAAAHYGPLTEVAWTAADGVARAQPVGGKMPNLNGLFDTLGNVWEWCWDLLDPSGDDDRRVFRGGSFASDAFSARASTRRGALPDAGGDDIGMRLARGPQES, encoded by the coding sequence ATGGTCGACATCGAGATGCGGGCGCTCGATGGCGGAACGGTGACGCTGGGCGACGCGCGCGGACGATCGCGACGCACCGTCGAGGTCGATGCCTTCGAGATCGGGGTTTACCCCGTGACGGAGGAGGTCCTCGCGGAGTTGCTCGGCATCGAGGTGCGCCACCCGCGAGTGCCGGCCACCGACCTGAGCTGGCTGCGCGCGGTGCGCCTGTGCAATGCCGCATCCGAGTGGGAGGGGCTGGATCCCGCCTACGGCTTCGACGGCGCGGAGGTCACCTGGCACCGGGACGCCGACGGCTACCGGCTTCCGACCGAGGCGGAGTGGGAGTACGCCTGCCGCGCCGGGTCCGCTGCCGCGCACTACGGTCCGCTGACGGAGGTCGCGTGGACGGCAGCGGACGGGGTGGCTCGCGCGCAGCCGGTGGGCGGCAAGATGCCCAACCTGAACGGGCTCTTCGACACGCTCGGCAACGTGTGGGAGTGGTGCTGGGACCTCCTCGACCCTTCGGGAGACGACGACCGTCGCGTGTTCCGCGGCGGCAGCTTCGCGAGTGACGCGTTCAGCGCCCGGGCATCCACGCGCCGCGGTGCGCTCCCGGATGCGGGCGGTGACGACATAGGAATGCGGCTGGCTCGCGGTCCACAAGAGTCCTAG
- a CDS encoding CPBP family intramembrane glutamic endopeptidase — protein MTGSGRIPEAAARRGGVAVFLCVTFGVTWIVWAPLVVEAQSGGLGQVPWTFFLGSLGPACGALAASFWEGGRAELRRWARRAFSVRFPARWWIAAVGMPVAYFLIGYGVAAVVSGSWPDLAGFGATDKLPGLAWPLVALVWVVTFGLGEESGWRGWLLPALTRRMPVFWATLVVAAVWIGWHAPAFFFNPTYTAMGAGIVGWILALVTGSFLLSWMSQGARWSIVPVLIWHAGFDLLTAADQSAGVIASTISAIVMAQGLVCAWLLWRNARARRVPAPMLSP, from the coding sequence ATGACCGGCTCGGGCCGCATCCCGGAGGCAGCCGCACGCCGCGGCGGTGTTGCGGTGTTCCTGTGCGTCACGTTCGGCGTGACGTGGATCGTGTGGGCGCCGCTCGTCGTCGAGGCGCAGTCCGGAGGGCTGGGTCAGGTGCCGTGGACGTTCTTCCTCGGGTCGCTCGGGCCCGCCTGCGGCGCGCTGGCCGCATCCTTCTGGGAAGGCGGGCGTGCGGAGCTGCGGAGATGGGCACGGCGGGCGTTCTCGGTGCGGTTCCCCGCGCGGTGGTGGATCGCTGCTGTCGGCATGCCCGTGGCGTATTTCCTCATCGGATACGGGGTTGCCGCGGTGGTCTCCGGCTCCTGGCCGGATCTGGCCGGGTTCGGCGCGACCGACAAGCTGCCCGGTCTGGCCTGGCCCCTCGTGGCGCTCGTGTGGGTCGTCACGTTCGGGTTGGGGGAGGAATCGGGGTGGCGCGGCTGGCTCCTGCCCGCGCTGACACGCAGGATGCCGGTGTTCTGGGCGACGCTGGTCGTCGCCGCGGTATGGATCGGCTGGCACGCTCCGGCGTTCTTCTTCAATCCCACCTACACCGCGATGGGCGCCGGGATCGTCGGCTGGATCCTCGCACTCGTGACGGGCTCATTCCTCCTGTCATGGATGTCGCAGGGGGCACGCTGGAGCATCGTGCCGGTGCTGATCTGGCACGCCGGATTCGACCTCTTGACGGCTGCGGATCAGTCCGCGGGCGTCATCGCGTCCACCATCAGCGCGATCGTGATGGCACAGGGACTCGTGTGCGCTTGGTTGTTGTGGCGCAATGCTCGCGCTCGCCGAGTGCCCGCACCTATGCTCAGCCCATGA
- a CDS encoding DUF2207 domain-containing protein: protein MSDAGDTGELAPRADDEERFADDRPRPTPLWAFLSRRLMRWEAWLRSHGGRPLRMTIGGFWIAVTAIAAFLLVGPIINPPLGLEEITDSAENATDTWIARDFDVDYTLTRDDDGRLQAEVVETITAFFPDDVDESGIRRVLSTQYQGHDLAPRDVAASIDGVTVEPRLRERGDRLTFVLDTGERLSGDHEFVLRYRIQDLAYISTDDVTGDPVDLLEWSVFGPDWPQGFAALDVSVTVPDELDALLVRQPSGGVAWTLVSGMDWLEPEDDSPSGQKVYAFTVDQNVPPHATAWFRMLFPEGTFAMPPPTGLFLLQTFGPLLPLAILLLTLPFAIAARAVAWSDARGRPWYVAQSDPPKRVSVAQAVQIVQRPRNRELALAVAAVRGTRRSARRTALIAAGRAARRSGRVGDGFRARAGYVLDRTRSRQIAEGFRRIPSGFVRDWFIAAPLALTVVQLAIIRQLSHQETLAAIWWPGLFVFVSLAVSAIVLWVAVSARPLTRKGALARQHLAGIGVYARRTSILERTTIDDALLPYAVVVADPREAGRRVSALVERELGGDAELRAWRTTDFLSWPRLLVRAAAVLIAAAAVVFVAVIPNPYLRLTTHDRWDFDDPGTLYTQVASVDVDAHLSAEGDEPRLDVVQTAVVDFDDESRRVPQFATPVLAAIEGQSLGLEVDEVRVDGEAVPFHLSIRDDAGTITTAMTEVRSGRAHVEVRYAYTSPAVAGEASRASGREGESVDRIRWAALIDGWESGWTYPSEPDPVTVSVRVDDDVARQAVSAGWLREDPETSEDARDWKDSSYAFGALESELEPSPSSGEKAGTITESDDASANGRVHSFEVTRGEYGYPTDSLYSDLGVLMEFPAGTWAGPDPAARDAEQFAWALPTIIVLSTASVAVVLGLAAVIVWRVRGTRQMSSGLARDVFWWLTPATALGAIIVGVWATTDIPADWPEVALQLPACGLALVAAIAAVVAVRPVAAPKRPDNRAWMRARDPQRDA, encoded by the coding sequence ATGAGCGACGCGGGGGACACGGGGGAGCTGGCCCCGCGCGCGGACGACGAGGAGCGATTCGCCGACGACCGTCCTCGTCCCACACCTTTGTGGGCCTTCCTGTCGCGACGGCTGATGCGGTGGGAGGCCTGGCTGCGCTCGCATGGCGGCCGGCCCCTTCGCATGACGATCGGCGGGTTCTGGATCGCCGTGACGGCGATCGCTGCGTTCCTGTTGGTCGGGCCGATCATCAACCCGCCGCTCGGGCTGGAAGAGATCACCGATTCCGCCGAAAACGCCACCGACACGTGGATCGCGCGGGACTTCGACGTCGACTACACGCTCACGCGGGACGATGACGGGCGGCTGCAGGCGGAGGTCGTGGAAACCATCACGGCCTTCTTCCCCGACGATGTGGACGAGTCGGGCATCCGGCGCGTGCTGTCGACCCAGTACCAAGGACACGATCTCGCACCACGCGACGTGGCGGCGTCGATCGACGGCGTCACTGTCGAGCCCCGTCTGCGGGAGAGGGGTGATCGGCTGACGTTCGTGCTCGACACGGGCGAACGGCTCAGCGGCGATCACGAGTTCGTGCTGCGCTACCGCATCCAGGACCTCGCCTACATATCCACCGATGACGTCACGGGTGACCCCGTCGATCTGCTGGAGTGGAGCGTGTTCGGGCCGGACTGGCCGCAGGGATTCGCGGCGCTCGACGTGAGCGTCACCGTGCCGGACGAGCTCGATGCACTGCTCGTTCGTCAACCCTCCGGTGGCGTCGCCTGGACTCTGGTGAGCGGGATGGACTGGCTGGAGCCCGAGGACGACTCCCCGTCGGGCCAGAAGGTGTACGCGTTCACCGTCGACCAGAACGTGCCCCCGCACGCGACCGCGTGGTTCCGGATGCTGTTTCCCGAGGGCACCTTCGCCATGCCGCCGCCGACCGGCCTGTTCCTGCTGCAGACCTTCGGCCCGCTCCTGCCGCTGGCGATCCTGCTGCTCACGCTGCCGTTCGCGATCGCCGCGCGGGCCGTGGCGTGGAGCGACGCCCGCGGCCGCCCCTGGTATGTCGCGCAGTCTGACCCGCCGAAGCGTGTCTCCGTCGCGCAGGCCGTGCAGATCGTCCAACGCCCCCGCAACCGTGAGCTCGCGCTCGCCGTCGCCGCGGTGCGCGGTACACGGCGCTCCGCCAGGCGTACGGCCCTGATCGCGGCGGGGCGCGCTGCGCGGCGGAGCGGCCGGGTCGGCGATGGATTCCGGGCACGGGCGGGATACGTGCTCGACCGAACCAGATCGCGTCAGATCGCGGAGGGATTCCGACGCATCCCGAGCGGCTTCGTCCGTGACTGGTTCATCGCAGCGCCGCTCGCGCTGACGGTTGTGCAGCTCGCCATCATCCGCCAGCTCTCGCACCAGGAGACGCTCGCCGCGATCTGGTGGCCCGGCCTGTTCGTGTTCGTCTCGCTCGCGGTGTCGGCCATCGTGCTGTGGGTCGCCGTCTCTGCCCGCCCGCTGACTCGGAAGGGTGCTCTCGCGCGGCAGCACCTGGCGGGCATCGGCGTCTACGCCCGTCGCACGTCGATCCTGGAGCGCACCACGATCGACGACGCGCTACTGCCCTATGCCGTTGTCGTGGCGGATCCGCGGGAGGCCGGTCGCCGCGTCTCGGCGCTCGTCGAGCGTGAGCTCGGTGGCGACGCAGAGCTACGCGCATGGCGCACGACGGACTTCCTGTCGTGGCCCCGTCTGCTCGTGCGTGCCGCCGCTGTCCTGATCGCGGCGGCCGCGGTTGTGTTCGTCGCCGTCATACCCAATCCTTACCTGCGGCTCACGACGCACGACCGCTGGGACTTCGACGACCCGGGCACGCTCTATACGCAGGTCGCCAGCGTGGACGTCGACGCCCACCTCAGCGCGGAGGGCGACGAGCCACGTCTCGACGTGGTGCAGACAGCCGTGGTGGACTTCGACGACGAGTCCCGCCGCGTGCCGCAGTTCGCGACCCCGGTGCTCGCAGCGATCGAGGGACAGTCGCTCGGGCTGGAGGTCGACGAGGTGCGCGTCGACGGCGAGGCCGTCCCGTTCCACCTGTCGATCCGCGACGACGCCGGCACCATCACGACAGCGATGACCGAGGTACGCAGCGGCCGGGCCCACGTCGAAGTGCGCTACGCGTACACCTCACCGGCCGTCGCGGGGGAGGCCTCGCGGGCATCGGGGCGAGAGGGGGAGTCGGTCGACCGCATCCGGTGGGCGGCGCTGATCGACGGGTGGGAGAGCGGATGGACGTACCCGTCCGAGCCCGACCCGGTCACTGTCTCGGTGCGCGTCGACGACGACGTGGCGCGGCAGGCCGTCTCGGCCGGCTGGTTGCGGGAGGACCCTGAGACATCCGAGGATGCGCGCGACTGGAAGGACTCGTCGTATGCGTTCGGCGCGCTCGAGAGCGAACTCGAACCGTCACCCAGCTCGGGGGAGAAGGCCGGAACGATCACGGAGTCGGACGATGCGTCGGCGAACGGGCGTGTGCACTCCTTCGAGGTCACCCGCGGTGAGTACGGCTATCCGACGGACAGCCTCTACTCGGATCTGGGGGTACTCATGGAGTTCCCCGCCGGAACGTGGGCGGGTCCTGATCCCGCCGCGCGTGACGCGGAGCAGTTCGCATGGGCGCTTCCCACGATCATCGTGCTCTCGACGGCCTCTGTCGCGGTGGTCCTGGGCCTCGCCGCGGTCATCGTCTGGCGCGTACGGGGAACCCGCCAGATGTCATCCGGACTCGCCCGCGACGTCTTCTGGTGGCTCACTCCGGCGACTGCTCTGGGTGCCATCATCGTGGGCGTGTGGGCTACCACCGACATCCCTGCGGATTGGCCCGAGGTCGCCCTGCAACTCCCCGCGTGCGGCCTTGCTCTGGTCGCCGCGATCGCCGCTGTCGTCGCGGTGCGGCCCGTCGCGGCTCCCAAGCGACCCGACAACCGCGCCTGGATGCGGGCGCGCGACCCGCA